GAGGGGACGCTCACGATGGTTTCGCGTGTTGCTGATGACGTGCGCCGCCTTGCTCCCTCTCCCGCGAAGCGGGGGAGGGTCGGGGAGGGGGCGGCGCGCGCAGTCTCGGTCACTGCACCCACATCCACATGCGCTTCCACGAAGTCCGCGAGCGCCTTGAGACGCTCGTCGAGACCTTGCGTTTCGCCGGCCTGCACCAGCCCCAGATGGCGTTCGGGGAGAGCAACCGCCTCGTTGCGGGGCAGCGCGCCAAACACCGGGATGCCCAGCGCCTCGATCGCTTCGCCGGCGAGTCTGCGGTGACGCTCGGAGCCGACGCGGTTCAGCACGACGCCGGCGACCTTTACGCGCGCGTCGTGTCCAGCGATGCCGCGAATAATCGCCGCCGCCGTCTGCCCTTGGCCGGAGACGTCATGAACCAGCACAACCGGCCAGCCGAGCAGGGCGGCGATGTCGGCGCTGGCGCCGATTCCCGCCGCCCCGGCGGGCGCGCCGTCAAAGAGCCCCATCGCGCCTTCGGCGATCACGATGTCCGCGCCTTCGCTCGCGCGCGCGGCGAGCCGCGCAATCAACGCCGCATCCATCGTCCATGAATCGAGATTGACGCCTGCGCGGCCGGTGGCCGCCGCGTGAAAGGCGGGATCGATGTAGTCCGGCCCGCATTTGACGGGGGCGACGCGCAAGCCGCGCCGCATCAGCGCGCGCATCAGGCCGAGCGTCAGCGTCGTCTTGCCCGAGGAGGAGCGGGCGGCGCCGATCAGCAGGCCAGGCGCGGTCACCCTTCGCCTCTCGGCCGAAATCGCCGATCATAGTCCGCGTCGTAAAGCGCGCTTTCCCGAAAATCTTCGCTCGCGAGCGCCGGTCCAACGAGAATGAGCGCGGTGCGTTCCATCGGCGTCTCGGCCGCGTGCGCCTCGATGTCGGCGAGCGTTCCGCGCACGATGCGCTCATCTGGCCACGAGGCGCGATAAACGAGCGCCACGGGACAGCCGCCGCCATAATAGGGCGTCAGCTCCTCCACGACCCGCGCGAGAGCATGGATCGAGAGATGGATCGCGAGCGTCGCGCCCGATTGCGCGAATGTCGCCAGTCTTTCGCTCTCAGGCATCGATGAGGCGCGGCCCGACGTGCGCGTCAGCACCAGCGATTGCGCGACTTCGGGCAGCGTGAGTTCGCGCTTCAACGCGGCGCTCGCCGCCGCGAAGGCGGGAACGCCCGGCGTCATCGTGCAAGGAATGCCGAGCGCGTCGAGGCGGCGCATCTGCTCTCCCACGGCGCTCCAGATCGAGAGATCGCCCGAATGCAGCCGCGCGACGTCGAGACCGGCGTCATGCGCCTGCTGCATTTCTGCGATGATGGCGTCGAGCGACAGCGGCGCGGTATCGACGATGCGCGCGCCCGGCGGACAATGTGCCAGCACGCCGGCAGGCACGAGCGAGCCGGCGTATAGGCAGACCGGGCATCGCGCGATGAGATCGCGCCCGCGCAGGGTAAGCAAATCGGCGGCGCCGGGACCCGCGCCAATAAAATGCACGGTCATGAGTTGTGCTCTTCGCCGCGCTTCGCCAGCGCGCAGGCGGCGACCGGCGTCGTCACGCGCGGCGCGACGAGGCGACTGTTTTGTCCGGCGCCGACAAGCGCCGCGGCTTCGGCGACGCTGCCCACGCCAAACATCGCCTGCACGCGCGGCGAATGCGTCGCCGCGGTCGCCTTGCGGGCGCGCAGCGCGGCGAGCGGCAGAAAGACGAGTTCAAGCCCAAGTTCGCGCGCCGCCTCGTGCACCCCCGCTTCCTGCGCCTTGCTTTCGAGCGCGTAGAGCCTCGCATCGCTGAGGTCGAC
Above is a genomic segment from Methylocystis rosea containing:
- a CDS encoding cobyrinate a,c-diamide synthase; the encoded protein is MTAPGLLIGAARSSSGKTTLTLGLMRALMRRGLRVAPVKCGPDYIDPAFHAAATGRAGVNLDSWTMDAALIARLAARASEGADIVIAEGAMGLFDGAPAGAAGIGASADIAALLGWPVVLVHDVSGQGQTAAAIIRGIAGHDARVKVAGVVLNRVGSERHRRLAGEAIEALGIPVFGALPRNEAVALPERHLGLVQAGETQGLDERLKALADFVEAHVDVGAVTETARAAPSPTLPRFAGEGARRRTSSATRETIVSVPSPAARRGRDREGVLPPPAQRIAVARDDAFSFFYPHLAQSWRDAGAELCFFSPLADEAPPADCDLCWLPGGYPELHAGRLSAAQGFIKGLRRFAQRGWLHGECGGYMVLGRALIDAAGEAHEMAGLLELETSFAQRKLHLGYRQAQLAADHPLGAVGFRLRGHEFHYATVLREEGAPFALARDAYSDDERPAGLARNGVSGSFFHLMA
- the cobM gene encoding precorrin-4 C(11)-methyltransferase, whose amino-acid sequence is MTVHFIGAGPGAADLLTLRGRDLIARCPVCLYAGSLVPAGVLAHCPPGARIVDTAPLSLDAIIAEMQQAHDAGLDVARLHSGDLSIWSAVGEQMRRLDALGIPCTMTPGVPAFAAASAALKRELTLPEVAQSLVLTRTSGRASSMPESERLATFAQSGATLAIHLSIHALARVVEELTPYYGGGCPVALVYRASWPDERIVRGTLADIEAHAAETPMERTALILVGPALASEDFRESALYDADYDRRFRPRGEG
- a CDS encoding cobalamin biosynthesis protein, encoding MASDKEMNATYAFGLGARRGVAANDIVELVRRVAQTHNVDLSDARLYALESKAQEAGVHEAARELGLELVFLPLAALRARKATAATHSPRVQAMFGVGSVAEAAALVGAGQNSRLVAPRVTTPVAACALAKRGEEHNS